From the Desulfarculaceae bacterium genome, one window contains:
- a CDS encoding N-acetylneuraminate synthase family protein yields the protein MDYQAIMLGERELGPGAKPLVIAEVAQAHDGSLGLAHSYIDAAAQAGADAVKFQTHIAAAESTRDEEFRVPFSYEDATRYDYWQRMEFTPERWAGLAEHCAKAGIIFLSSPFSVQAAELLERLGMVAWKVASGELDHAPLLEFMASTGKPAIISSGLSGWDELGRVAEFFRGRGCPLALMQCTTAYPAPLEQAGLDNIDEMKRRFGAPAGLSDHSGTIYPALAALARGADLVEVHLVFDKAMFGPDAKASLTPAELAMVCSGRDAVVAMRAPVDKDAMAHEKTELRALFGRSLAPARDLPEGHVLETDDLILKKPGGGIPWEQRASLLGRRLAHPVPAERLLRPEDLED from the coding sequence ATGGATTATCAAGCGATAATGCTGGGCGAGCGGGAGTTGGGCCCCGGGGCCAAGCCCCTGGTCATCGCCGAGGTGGCCCAGGCCCATGACGGGTCCTTGGGATTGGCCCACTCCTACATCGACGCCGCGGCCCAGGCCGGGGCCGACGCGGTGAAGTTCCAGACCCACATCGCGGCGGCCGAGAGCACCCGCGACGAGGAGTTCCGGGTGCCCTTCTCCTATGAAGACGCCACCCGCTACGACTACTGGCAACGCATGGAGTTCACGCCCGAGCGGTGGGCCGGCCTGGCCGAGCACTGCGCCAAGGCGGGGATAATTTTCCTAAGCTCGCCCTTTTCGGTGCAGGCGGCCGAGCTCTTGGAACGCCTGGGCATGGTGGCCTGGAAGGTGGCCTCCGGCGAGCTGGACCACGCGCCGCTGCTGGAGTTCATGGCCTCCACCGGCAAGCCGGCCATCATTTCTTCCGGCCTCAGCGGCTGGGACGAGCTGGGCCGGGTGGCGGAGTTCTTCCGGGGGCGCGGCTGCCCGCTGGCCCTTATGCAGTGCACCACCGCCTACCCCGCTCCCTTGGAGCAGGCGGGCCTGGACAACATCGACGAAATGAAACGGCGCTTCGGAGCCCCAGCCGGGCTCTCGGACCACTCCGGCACCATCTACCCCGCCCTGGCCGCCCTGGCCCGGGGGGCGGATCTGGTGGAGGTGCACCTGGTTTTCGACAAGGCCATGTTCGGCCCGGACGCCAAGGCCTCGCTCACCCCGGCCGAACTGGCCATGGTTTGCTCGGGCCGCGACGCGGTGGTGGCCATGCGCGCCCCGGTGGACAAGGACGCCATGGCCCATGAAAAGACCGAGCTGCGCGCCCTGTTCGGCCGCAGCCTGGCCCCGGCCCGCGACCTGCCCGAGGGCCACGTGCTGGAGACCGACGATTTGATCCTTAAAAAACCCGGCGGCGGCATCCCCTGGGAGCAACGCGCTTCCCTGCTGGGCCGCCGCCTGGCCCATCCCGTTCCGGCCGAGCGTTTGCTCCGGCCCGAGGATCTTGAGGACTGA
- a CDS encoding glycosyltransferase family 4 protein produces the protein MRLVYLSDALLPSRMANSVHVMKMCAAFAGLGHEVTLIAVDNRAAEPGVGDLFAHYGVPPSFRLAALPFPRVKGGWALYAWRAARLALGLRPDLLYGRYLRGLYFASLMGARPAYESHLPPEGLDRLTRAMFRRLERRQALRLLVVISEALAALAREQGATTPILAAHDGADLPEDDAPVEALEGEFPVGYFGNLYPGRGVELIVETARLTPWASFHLVGGQDPALLERLRREAPANLILHGFVPPARALAMQRGCKALLMPYQQRVSVPGQIETSRWMSPLKMFEYMASGAAIVSSHLPVLGEVLADGVNALLVPPADASAWSAALCRLRDESGLARALAARAREDLAANYTWTRRARRIMDVLASGPGKS, from the coding sequence ATGCGCCTGGTATATCTCTCAGACGCCTTGCTGCCCTCGCGCATGGCCAACAGCGTGCACGTGATGAAGATGTGCGCCGCCTTCGCGGGCCTGGGCCATGAGGTCACGCTCATCGCGGTGGACAACCGCGCGGCCGAGCCCGGCGTGGGCGATCTCTTCGCGCACTACGGTGTGCCGCCCAGCTTCCGCCTGGCCGCCTTGCCCTTTCCCCGGGTCAAGGGCGGCTGGGCGCTCTACGCCTGGCGCGCCGCCCGCCTGGCTCTGGGCCTGAGGCCCGATCTGCTCTACGGCCGCTATCTGCGCGGCCTGTACTTCGCCTCGCTCATGGGCGCGCGCCCGGCCTATGAGAGCCATCTGCCGCCCGAGGGCCTCGACCGCCTGACCCGGGCCATGTTCCGCCGCCTGGAGCGGCGGCAGGCCCTGCGCCTGCTGGTGGTGATCTCCGAGGCCCTGGCCGCTCTGGCCCGGGAGCAGGGCGCCACCACGCCCATACTGGCGGCCCATGACGGGGCCGATCTGCCGGAGGATGACGCGCCGGTGGAGGCCCTGGAGGGCGAGTTCCCGGTGGGTTACTTCGGCAACCTCTACCCCGGACGGGGCGTGGAACTGATCGTCGAGACCGCCCGCCTCACGCCCTGGGCCAGCTTCCACTTGGTGGGCGGCCAGGACCCGGCCCTGCTGGAGCGCCTGCGCCGCGAGGCTCCGGCCAACCTGATCCTGCACGGTTTCGTGCCCCCGGCGCGGGCCCTGGCCATGCAGCGGGGCTGCAAGGCCCTGCTCATGCCTTATCAGCAGCGGGTCAGCGTACCGGGACAGATCGAAACCAGCCGCTGGATGAGCCCCCTGAAGATGTTCGAGTACATGGCCAGCGGCGCGGCCATTGTTTCCTCACACCTGCCGGTGCTGGGCGAGGTGCTGGCCGATGGCGTCAACGCCCTGCTGGTCCCCCCGGCCGATGCCTCCGCCTGGAGCGCGGCCCTGTGCCGCCTGCGCGACGAGTCAGGCCTGGCCCGGGCTCTGGCCGCTCGGGCGCGGGAGGACCTGGCCGCCAACTACACCTGGACCCGCCGGGCCCGGCGCATAATGGATGTGCTTGCCAGCGGGCCGGGCAAATCGTAA
- a CDS encoding acylneuraminate cytidylyltransferase family protein encodes MSDSPKVLAVIPARGGSKGVPRKNIREVGGKPLIAWTIECALAARHLFHRVIVSTDDPETAEISRGYGAEVPFMRPADLAADKSPTLPVLRHAVDFVENQDGLTLDWVMLLQPTAPLKEPADLEAALELARAGGCDSVISVVRVFDVHPVLMKRIEDGLLQPFCVEEAEGTRRQDYSPPAYMRNGAIYLTRRAVLMEQGSIWGRRIRPYVMPEERSLSIDNEWHIKMADVVLSEGKG; translated from the coding sequence ATGAGCGATTCGCCCAAGGTGCTGGCCGTGATCCCCGCCCGGGGGGGCAGCAAGGGAGTGCCTCGCAAGAACATCCGAGAGGTGGGTGGCAAGCCGCTCATCGCCTGGACCATCGAGTGCGCCCTGGCCGCGCGGCATCTGTTCCACAGGGTCATCGTGAGCACCGACGACCCCGAGACCGCCGAGATAAGCCGTGGCTACGGCGCGGAGGTGCCTTTCATGCGCCCGGCCGACCTGGCCGCGGACAAGAGCCCCACTCTGCCGGTGCTCCGGCACGCGGTGGATTTCGTGGAAAACCAGGACGGCCTAACCCTGGATTGGGTGATGCTTTTGCAACCCACCGCGCCGCTCAAGGAGCCGGCCGACCTGGAGGCCGCCCTGGAGCTGGCCCGGGCGGGCGGCTGCGATTCGGTGATCAGCGTGGTGCGGGTGTTCGACGTGCACCCGGTGCTCATGAAGCGCATCGAGGACGGCCTGCTCCAGCCCTTCTGCGTGGAGGAGGCCGAGGGCACCCGCCGCCAGGACTATTCGCCGCCGGCCTACATGCGCAACGGCGCCATCTACCTAACCCGCCGCGCGGTGCTCATGGAACAGGGCTCCATTTGGGGCCGGCGCATCCGGCCCTACGTCATGCCCGAGGAACGCTCGCTGTCCATTGACAACGAGTGGCACATCAAGATGGCCGACGTGGTCTTGTCCGAGGGAAAAGGCTAG
- a CDS encoding SDR family oxidoreductase, which yields MSGQLPPLEQPQEMFDLSGRVVLIAGGAGGIGQRMARALATAGARVIIADRDQARCAELAAGIAADMGGSLSGAALDVTDEAGVAELFAKVGRDEGRLDGLVYNVMAKPEGYYRPFTDYSWDTWRQVIEGNLGGAFLCCREAGKLMVPAKRGSVVLTASVYGVAAPDQRIYQGCSPAGNIYGGADPLSCPAAYTASKGGIIALGRHLAALWGPDGVRVNCLTPGGVFDGQEEAFVQAYTARTPLGRMAEFTDFDAAALFLLSDASRYMTGTNLVVDGGWTAW from the coding sequence ATGAGCGGGCAACTTCCCCCTCTGGAGCAGCCCCAAGAGATGTTCGACCTGAGCGGGCGGGTGGTGCTGATCGCGGGCGGGGCCGGGGGCATCGGCCAGCGCATGGCCCGCGCCCTGGCCACGGCCGGAGCCCGGGTGATCATCGCCGACCGCGACCAGGCGCGCTGCGCGGAGCTGGCCGCCGGTATCGCCGCCGACATGGGCGGCTCGCTGAGCGGCGCGGCCCTGGACGTGACCGACGAGGCCGGCGTGGCGGAGCTGTTCGCAAAAGTGGGCCGCGACGAGGGCCGCCTGGACGGCCTGGTCTACAACGTCATGGCCAAGCCAGAGGGCTACTACCGCCCCTTTACCGATTATTCCTGGGACACCTGGCGGCAAGTGATCGAGGGCAACCTGGGCGGGGCCTTCCTCTGCTGCCGCGAGGCGGGCAAGCTCATGGTGCCCGCCAAGCGGGGCAGCGTGGTGCTCACGGCCAGCGTGTACGGCGTGGCCGCCCCGGACCAGCGCATCTACCAGGGCTGCTCGCCAGCGGGCAACATCTACGGCGGGGCCGATCCCCTTAGCTGCCCGGCCGCCTACACCGCCTCCAAGGGCGGCATCATCGCCCTGGGCCGCCACCTGGCCGCCCTGTGGGGGCCGGACGGGGTGCGGGTGAACTGCCTCACGCCCGGCGGGGTGTTCGACGGCCAGGAGGAGGCCTTCGTGCAGGCCTACACCGCACGCACTCCCCTGGGCCGCATGGCCGAGTTCACCGACTTCGACGCGGCCGCGCTGTTTTTGCTCAGCGACGCCTCGCGCTACATGACCGGAACCAATCTGGTGGTGGATGGCGGCTGGACCGCCTGGTAG
- a CDS encoding acylneuraminate cytidylyltransferase family protein: MSKGIVLGLIPARGGSKGVPGKNLREVGGQPLIARAIACGLACPSIDQVVVSTDSKQIAAVAREHGATVPFPRPAELAGDTAPMLPVMQHAITACEEHFGATVEVLALLDCTAPLRRVEDVEAALQLLAEPDCDAVISGSPSHRSPYFNMVREAGSYVELFAQTPGEVGRRQDAPPVYDLNTVIWAYKRAALMEQASRLPARTRLYEVPRERAVDLDSELDFLLLEAILAQEEGKA, from the coding sequence GTGAGCAAGGGAATCGTCTTGGGGCTCATCCCCGCCCGGGGCGGCAGCAAGGGCGTGCCGGGCAAGAACCTCCGAGAGGTTGGCGGCCAGCCGCTCATCGCGCGGGCCATCGCCTGCGGCCTGGCCTGCCCTTCCATCGACCAGGTGGTGGTGAGCACCGACAGTAAGCAGATCGCCGCCGTGGCCCGGGAGCATGGCGCAACCGTGCCCTTCCCGCGCCCGGCCGAGCTGGCCGGCGACACCGCGCCCATGCTGCCGGTGATGCAGCACGCCATCACTGCTTGCGAAGAGCACTTCGGAGCCACGGTGGAGGTGCTGGCCCTGCTGGACTGCACCGCGCCCCTTCGGCGGGTGGAGGATGTGGAGGCGGCCTTGCAGCTTTTGGCCGAACCGGACTGCGACGCGGTGATCAGCGGATCGCCATCCCACCGCAGCCCCTATTTCAACATGGTGCGCGAGGCCGGGAGCTACGTGGAGCTGTTCGCCCAAACGCCCGGCGAGGTGGGCCGCCGCCAGGACGCCCCGCCGGTGTACGACCTCAATACGGTTATTTGGGCCTACAAGCGGGCCGCGCTCATGGAGCAGGCCTCGCGCCTGCCCGCGCGCACCCGGCTCTACGAGGTGCCTCGCGAGCGGGCGGTGGACCTGGACAGCGAGCTGGACTTTTTGCTCTTGGAGGCGATCTTGGCTCAGGAGGAAGGCAAGGCATGA
- a CDS encoding Gfo/Idh/MocA family oxidoreductase, giving the protein MKALFIGLGSAGRRHLRLLLELAPEVEVMALRSGLGMAGVPELAAYGGRSINDWDEALAWQPDFAVIANPTSLHLDTARRLAEAGVPFLLEKPVSHTADGLDDLAAEVAARSLPVLVGLQLRHHPAYARLQAWLADGALGRPLSLSASVGQWLPDWRPATDYRNSQTARAELGGGVILELVHELDLCLALMGPAASVSCAAGNFSSLSMDAEDLAEIVCRHEPPALSRVHVDCIRRGYHRRLELFGEEGEAVWDYGEGWLELRRPGEDPVRLEDPPGWQREDMFRHQMAHWLAVLAGREEPVATLADGIAATRLALAAKRAAREQRTVQA; this is encoded by the coding sequence ATGAAGGCTCTGTTCATCGGCCTGGGCTCGGCCGGGCGGCGGCATCTGCGCCTGCTCCTGGAGCTGGCTCCCGAAGTTGAGGTCATGGCCCTGCGCTCCGGCCTGGGCATGGCCGGAGTGCCCGAGCTGGCCGCCTATGGGGGCCGCTCGATCAACGACTGGGACGAGGCCCTGGCCTGGCAGCCGGACTTCGCGGTAATCGCCAACCCCACCAGCCTGCACCTGGACACGGCGCGCCGTTTGGCCGAGGCGGGGGTGCCCTTTCTCTTGGAAAAACCGGTGAGCCACACGGCGGACGGCCTGGACGATCTGGCCGCCGAGGTGGCCGCCCGGAGCCTGCCCGTGCTGGTGGGCCTGCAACTGCGCCATCATCCCGCCTATGCCCGGCTGCAAGCCTGGCTGGCCGATGGCGCCCTGGGCCGTCCCTTGTCCCTGTCCGCCTCGGTGGGGCAGTGGCTGCCCGACTGGCGGCCCGCCACGGACTACCGCAACTCCCAGACCGCGCGGGCCGAGCTGGGCGGCGGGGTCATCCTGGAGCTGGTGCACGAGCTGGACCTGTGCCTGGCCCTGATGGGGCCGGCCGCGAGCGTGAGCTGCGCGGCGGGCAATTTCTCGTCCCTGAGCATGGACGCCGAGGACCTGGCCGAGATCGTGTGCCGCCACGAGCCGCCCGCCCTGAGCCGGGTGCATGTGGACTGCATCCGGCGGGGCTATCACCGCCGCCTGGAGCTGTTCGGCGAAGAGGGCGAGGCGGTGTGGGACTACGGTGAAGGCTGGCTGGAGCTGCGGCGGCCCGGAGAAGACCCGGTGCGCCTGGAAGACCCGCCCGGCTGGCAGCGCGAGGATATGTTCCGCCACCAGATGGCCCACTGGCTGGCCGTGCTGGCCGGGCGCGAGGAGCCCGTGGCCACCCTGGCCGACGGCATCGCGGCCACCCGCCTGGCCCTGGCCGCCAAACGCGCGGCCCGGGAGCAAAGGACGGTGCAAGCGTGA
- a CDS encoding SGNH/GDSL hydrolase family protein — translation MAVERQKREPATEKGRRPGWVVWSLAIALLLLAAVEAGSFLVLRLAGASPASNEGHIQYYDGLCGWRYFTPDGFRWVDYSSASKHSTLILLDKWGFNTTAEKLTLHKQPGEIRLAFTGASATFGIGCRKPEWSVPSRFQAELRRRHPGRDIKVINACVRGYNSFQQFTYYLLYVRSFSPDVVISVVGSNDLKLPPRQGRQGVSQPVKSDYMQAMDNLINQMEQNKVPPGIGEFIAYYASRTNTGQLLDRVGQRFGAGNWVTNALTALERQDSPEKGPRPDTPLELGITARTMLNTLMDYRGAVENQAGHFMGVLRPVAALGKPLTKDELGFVQDEQGRPTVKTKRRRIFYGLVSPRMAQERAMYDLSQVFADQGGKTLYEDLSHYNPDGAALFARALADQIEKQAWFQALLARSK, via the coding sequence ATGGCTGTAGAAAGGCAAAAACGAGAGCCCGCCACCGAAAAAGGCCGCCGCCCCGGCTGGGTGGTCTGGAGCCTGGCCATTGCCCTGTTGCTTTTGGCTGCGGTGGAGGCGGGCAGCTTCCTGGTGCTGCGCCTGGCCGGGGCCTCGCCCGCGTCCAACGAAGGCCACATCCAGTATTACGACGGCCTCTGCGGCTGGCGCTACTTCACCCCAGACGGCTTCCGCTGGGTGGACTATTCCTCCGCCTCCAAGCACTCCACCCTGATCCTCCTGGACAAGTGGGGCTTCAACACCACCGCCGAAAAGCTCACTCTGCACAAGCAGCCGGGCGAGATACGCCTGGCCTTCACCGGGGCCAGCGCCACCTTCGGCATCGGCTGCCGCAAGCCGGAATGGAGCGTGCCCTCCCGCTTTCAAGCCGAGCTGCGGCGGCGGCACCCCGGCCGCGACATCAAGGTGATCAACGCCTGCGTGCGTGGCTACAACTCCTTCCAGCAGTTCACCTATTATTTGCTGTATGTGCGCTCCTTCTCCCCGGACGTGGTCATCTCGGTGGTGGGCTCCAACGACCTCAAGCTGCCGCCCCGCCAGGGCCGCCAGGGCGTGTCCCAGCCGGTGAAGAGCGATTACATGCAGGCCATGGACAACCTCATTAACCAGATGGAGCAAAACAAGGTTCCCCCCGGCATCGGCGAATTCATCGCCTATTACGCCTCGCGCACCAACACCGGCCAGCTGCTGGACCGCGTTGGGCAGCGCTTCGGCGCGGGCAACTGGGTCACCAACGCCCTCACCGCCCTGGAGCGCCAAGATTCGCCGGAAAAGGGGCCGCGCCCGGACACCCCATTGGAGCTGGGCATAACCGCCCGCACCATGCTGAACACCCTGATGGACTACCGGGGCGCGGTGGAGAACCAAGCAGGCCACTTCATGGGCGTGCTGCGCCCGGTGGCCGCCCTGGGCAAGCCGCTTACCAAGGATGAGCTGGGTTTTGTGCAAGACGAGCAGGGACGGCCCACCGTGAAGACCAAGCGGCGGCGCATCTTTTATGGCCTGGTCTCCCCGCGCATGGCCCAAGAGCGCGCCATGTACGACCTCTCGCAAGTCTTCGCGGACCAAGGCGGCAAGACCCTGTACGAGGACCTCTCCCATTACAACCCAGACGGGGCCGCGCTTTTCGCCCGCGCCCTGGCCGACCAAATCGAGAAGCAGGCCTGGTTCCAGGCGCTCCTGGCCCGGAGCAAATGA
- a CDS encoding ABC transporter ATP-binding protein/permease, whose translation MSRLAQQLRWLGATMAHILEMTSGQKAWMILLGLMQLCMALWDGVLYGMAVVAAQTVISPEDGGFAAMFKDVVAALGMDNHSLPALAIMGTLAAMLVRGGLEYLIVVVETHFLVRAATALRVRLFRVYMRATQTFLDEYRISRLDQMLKREVRTVCTSCLEFFKGAGASLSVAVILALLIQLNVPLTAFVAASLLLVLFFKYAYTRYVKHVAQEALDRRILFWRQIKEYVSGLQQIKLAGVALRVVERFGALSYELEHLFQKQKRIKHLEPLLIQAQGLVIVGLVVWVGIKGLFIGEPLPVAGVISFLLVLRGLMPALGKLASNVSSAVQFFPSAEFVYYLYNLPAEHLEAEGGLDKRPLLEKELVLRDLRLDYRKRPRVVSGLNLRVGRGERVGIVGPSGSGKSSLAHALLRLYEPVEGNIAIDGVPLKEVSLEALRRGMGLVSQTVHLFDLSVREIICLSSGTCDERRMVDAARRANAHGFIMNLPEGFDTVVGEMGSSLSGGERQRLMIAQVFYKDPEIIILDEATSSLDSRAEAEIQQSLEELGRDKTQIIIAHRLATLVNVDRIYVLHKGRLVEQGTWRELRQRGGLFAEMVAQQDLMEAEHKAGQ comes from the coding sequence ATGAGTCGCCTGGCCCAACAGCTCCGTTGGCTGGGCGCGACCATGGCCCACATCCTGGAGATGACCTCCGGGCAAAAGGCCTGGATGATCCTCTTGGGCCTGATGCAGCTTTGCATGGCCCTGTGGGACGGGGTGCTCTACGGAATGGCCGTGGTGGCCGCCCAGACCGTCATCTCCCCCGAGGACGGCGGCTTCGCGGCCATGTTCAAGGATGTCGTGGCCGCCCTGGGGATGGACAACCATTCCCTGCCCGCCCTGGCCATCATGGGCACCCTGGCGGCCATGCTGGTGCGCGGCGGCTTGGAATACCTCATCGTGGTCGTGGAGACCCATTTCCTGGTGCGCGCGGCCACCGCCCTGCGCGTGCGGCTGTTCCGGGTATACATGCGGGCCACCCAGACCTTTCTGGACGAGTACCGCATCTCGCGATTGGACCAGATGCTCAAGCGCGAGGTGCGCACGGTGTGCACCTCCTGCCTGGAGTTCTTCAAGGGTGCCGGAGCCTCGCTTAGCGTGGCGGTGATCCTGGCCTTGCTCATCCAGCTCAACGTGCCCCTCACCGCCTTCGTGGCCGCTTCTCTCCTGTTGGTGCTGTTTTTCAAGTACGCCTACACCCGCTACGTGAAGCACGTGGCCCAGGAGGCCCTGGACCGGCGCATCCTGTTCTGGCGGCAGATCAAGGAGTACGTCTCCGGCCTGCAACAGATCAAACTGGCCGGGGTGGCCCTCCGGGTCGTGGAACGTTTCGGGGCCCTGTCCTATGAGCTGGAACATCTCTTCCAAAAGCAAAAGCGCATAAAACACCTGGAGCCCCTGCTCATCCAGGCCCAGGGCCTGGTCATCGTGGGCCTGGTGGTGTGGGTGGGCATCAAGGGCCTGTTCATCGGCGAGCCTCTTCCCGTGGCCGGCGTGATCAGCTTCCTGCTGGTGCTGCGCGGCCTCATGCCTGCTCTGGGCAAGCTCGCCTCCAACGTCTCCAGCGCGGTGCAATTTTTCCCGTCCGCGGAATTCGTCTACTACCTGTACAACCTGCCGGCCGAGCACCTGGAGGCCGAAGGCGGCCTGGACAAGAGGCCCTTGCTGGAAAAGGAACTGGTGCTCCGGGATTTGCGCCTGGACTACCGCAAGCGGCCCCGGGTGGTCAGCGGCCTCAACCTGCGGGTGGGCCGGGGCGAGCGGGTGGGCATCGTGGGGCCCTCGGGCTCGGGCAAGTCTTCCTTGGCCCATGCCTTGCTGCGCCTCTACGAGCCCGTGGAAGGCAACATCGCCATCGACGGCGTGCCGCTCAAGGAGGTATCCCTGGAGGCCTTGCGCCGGGGAATGGGCCTGGTTAGCCAGACGGTGCACCTGTTCGACCTTTCGGTGCGCGAGATCATCTGCCTGTCCAGTGGGACCTGCGACGAGCGACGCATGGTGGATGCGGCCCGCCGGGCCAATGCCCACGGCTTCATCATGAACCTGCCCGAAGGCTTCGACACGGTGGTGGGCGAGATGGGTTCGAGCCTCTCGGGCGGTGAGCGCCAGCGCCTGATGATCGCCCAGGTTTTTTACAAGGACCCGGAGATAATTATCCTGGACGAGGCCACCAGTTCCCTGGACAGCCGGGCAGAGGCTGAGATACAGCAGTCCTTGGAAGAGCTGGGCCGCGACAAGACCCAGATCATCATCGCCCACCGCCTGGCCACCCTGGTCAACGTGGACCGCATCTACGTGTTGCACAAGGGCCGCCTGGTTGAGCAAGGCACCTGGCGGGAGCTGCGCCAACGCGGCGGCCTCTTCGCGGAAATGGTCGCCCAGCAAGACCTCATGGAAGCCGAGCACAAGGCAGGTCAGTAG
- a CDS encoding phosphoglycerate dehydrogenase: MSQYKYRVLVSAPYMQPVLDEFEPRFNAEGLELVRCSVEERLEEADLLPLVGDIHGIICGDDRITPKVIDAAPRLKAIVKWGTGIDSIAAEHAAARGIAVRRTTNAFSEPVGDTVLGYMLVFARNLVAMDREMKAGRWQKIDGRTLNECTLGIIGVGDCGKAVARRARALGMRILGNDIKQIDAGFLAEQQVEMTSKEQLLAEADFVTLHTDLNPTSHHLMNDEAFGRMKPTAVLINASRGPVVEEAALVRALESGRIAGAAMDVFEDEPLPQGSPLRGMDNVLLAPHNANSSPKYWQAVHENSFRMLLESLRQDA, encoded by the coding sequence ATGAGCCAATACAAGTATCGCGTGCTGGTTTCCGCCCCCTACATGCAGCCGGTTTTGGACGAGTTCGAGCCCCGCTTCAACGCCGAGGGCCTCGAGCTGGTGCGCTGCTCGGTTGAGGAGCGCCTGGAAGAGGCGGACCTTCTGCCCCTGGTGGGCGACATCCACGGCATCATCTGCGGCGACGACCGCATCACCCCCAAGGTGATCGACGCAGCCCCGCGCCTCAAGGCCATCGTCAAGTGGGGCACGGGCATCGACTCCATCGCGGCCGAGCACGCGGCCGCCAGGGGCATCGCGGTGCGCCGCACCACCAATGCCTTCAGCGAGCCGGTGGGCGACACGGTGCTGGGCTATATGCTGGTGTTTGCCCGCAATTTGGTGGCCATGGACCGGGAGATGAAGGCCGGGCGCTGGCAGAAGATCGACGGCCGCACCTTGAACGAGTGCACCCTGGGCATCATCGGGGTGGGCGACTGCGGCAAGGCGGTGGCCCGGCGGGCGCGGGCCCTGGGAATGCGCATCCTGGGCAACGACATCAAACAGATCGACGCCGGGTTCCTGGCCGAGCAGCAGGTGGAGATGACCAGCAAAGAGCAGCTGCTCGCCGAGGCCGACTTCGTGACCCTGCACACCGACCTGAACCCCACTTCGCATCACTTGATGAACGACGAGGCCTTTGGCCGCATGAAGCCCACCGCGGTGCTGATAAACGCCTCGCGGGGGCCGGTGGTGGAGGAGGCGGCCCTGGTGCGGGCTCTGGAATCCGGGCGCATCGCCGGGGCAGCCATGGATGTTTTCGAGGATGAGCCCCTGCCCCAGGGCTCTCCCCTGCGGGGCATGGACAACGTGCTCTTGGCCCCGCACAACGCCAACAGCTCGCCCAAGTATTGGCAAGCGGTGCACGAGAACAGCTTCCGGATGCTTTTGGAGAGCCTGCGCCAAGATGCCTGA
- the kdsB gene encoding 3-deoxy-manno-octulosonate cytidylyltransferase, whose product MKVAAVIPARMGSSRFPGKPLAPILGRPMLEHVFHRTAMSKVLSETVIATCDQEIFDAAQAFGARAIMTSDQHQRASDRVAEAAEKLDAEIVVLVQGDEPMTMPEMIDQAVEPMLADPSIACVNLAKRLSAESDYNDPNTIKMVMDLKGDALYFSRNPIPSPYQLGFAGLRVYKQVCIIPFTRTALFDYRDLEPTPLEVAESVDMLRFLEHGRKVRLIETQFDTQAVDTPQDLARVEAMMASDSLARSYLD is encoded by the coding sequence ATGAAAGTAGCAGCCGTGATCCCCGCCCGAATGGGCTCTTCCCGGTTCCCCGGCAAGCCCCTGGCACCCATCCTGGGCCGCCCCATGCTGGAGCACGTCTTTCACCGCACCGCCATGAGCAAGGTGCTCAGCGAGACGGTGATCGCCACCTGCGACCAGGAGATATTCGACGCGGCCCAGGCCTTCGGGGCGCGGGCCATTATGACCTCGGACCAGCACCAGCGGGCCAGCGACCGGGTGGCCGAGGCGGCCGAAAAGCTCGACGCGGAGATCGTGGTGCTGGTGCAGGGCGACGAGCCCATGACCATGCCGGAGATGATCGACCAGGCGGTGGAGCCCATGCTGGCCGACCCGTCCATCGCCTGCGTGAACCTGGCCAAGCGCCTGAGCGCGGAGTCGGACTACAACGACCCCAACACCATCAAGATGGTGATGGACCTGAAGGGCGACGCCCTGTACTTCTCGCGCAACCCCATCCCCTCGCCCTATCAGCTGGGCTTCGCCGGGCTCCGAGTGTACAAGCAGGTGTGCATCATCCCCTTCACCCGGACGGCCCTGTTCGACTACCGCGATCTGGAGCCCACCCCCCTGGAGGTGGCCGAGTCGGTGGACATGCTGCGCTTTTTGGAGCACGGCCGCAAAGTGCGCCTCATCGAGACCCAGTTCGACACCCAAGCGGTGGACACCCCCCAAGACCTGGCCCGGGTGGAGGCGATGATGGCCTCCGATTCCCTGGCCAGGAGCTACCTGGATTGA